TATGCTCTCCTGGGGCCCTTCATAGAAGGGATAATAATTGAATAAGCATTCCAGTGATTAATTTGATAATATGACCTTTCTGCTAGAATAGAAACTTCACGAGGGTTGAGACTGTGGCTGTCTTATGTCATAGCAGTAACTGCAGCCCTGAGCATAATGTTTGCACACAGTAGATTTTCAGTAAGTAGGCTTACAATTCCTAAAGGGATAAATGCCTTGTTTTTAAGATGGAAGGATATTAGGTCTGTTATGTCATTGActcactgtatttatttatttttgtgtgaggaagattagccctgagctaacatctgttgccaatctttcttcttcttctttttttttctccctgaagccccagtacatagctgtatatcctaggtgcaagtccttctagttcttctatgtgggacgctgccacagcatggcttgatgagcagtgtgtaggtccatgcccaggatccaaactggcgaactccaggccattgaagcaaagcatgcaaatttaaccactacgccaccagaccagccccagggctgaattttttaatgaaagaaaacagtgataatgatgatgatgaagacaaAACCCCTATAGGGTGACACTGGATTCTCTGATGATAATATTCTGAAAGTGTTGATGAAGTTTGTAAAAACTGAATGTACGAATTTCAATTCTGCTTCTATGTAACAATTTTCTCTTCAATTCCTGTAATAGTTACCTTATTTTGAAATACTAGATTGAAGAAGTAAGATATAGGACAAAATAATGACTCTTTATTaatgattcattcatttttcttctatgttGCAACAGATAGATTATACAATTAGGGGACTTTTCAATGAAGCTAAAGTTTACCTTGAATAATAAATTCCCTAGCGAAGACAAAATTCAGTCATCAGACACACTCAGAAGCACTGAATCAAATCTCTATGGAAATGGGATTTCCTTTGGGCAAAATATTTATACATGACATGCATGAGTTAACTGTGACTCTCATGTGAATGCAAGAAGCTTACACTAAGCCTGATAAAGCACAGATGAAAGAACAAAAATGCATGCTGTAGTATTTCTGTGTGGGGGTAAGAGAGGAATCAATCACATTACTTGATTTTCATATTGTATGCGTCGATTTGACCTTATGAGCCATTGAATTTGACAGCCATAAACAGTAACACATTGAAACACATAAGCTCCTCTcacaacaacagcagcaaaacaaaataattctatcGATTCTCGGTTCTAAGATAAAGAATGAGAGTATATAAAACCAGACTTGTGACTGGGTTTTAAAAATCTCTGGGCTCACAAATTATGTATTGGTTCTGTTTGCATTTCCATGTCCTCTGCCTTCTAGCTCCTTTTGTTTACTGCCAGGGAGAAGTTAGAAATAATATTCtttcatatatctttttctttatctgaaattaaGAAAGATAAGAATATAATCCATCAACATGACTTTGGACGGTAAACCTGATTTTTACTAGGCTCGCCTTTACTCTTGGAGGTTCTAAATCTATGGATTTGTGCTTTCTTTATTATATGTGAGGTATGGCAATACTTCCAGCATTTAGGGCAGTAAGTGAGACATAAAACCGGTATCTTAGTCTAGGCAAAGACATTGGGCTGGCTAATTAAGGAAGACAGTTCAGGAAGGGCAGATTTTGCAACTCAAAAGAAAGATTGGTTTTGTTAAGTATATAagcatggaaaataaaatttatattgttttacaTGATTGCTTTGTAAGTTAGCTAAGAGTGTTTTAAGAAGTTGTAGATCTATGCCTTGAGTTTCTTAAGATCAATTGAAGCGATCCATATTAAGTAACTAGCGTGGGAGGAATTCTGATTTTGAGCACTGGAAAATGCCAAATTTTAAGCCCACTTGTGTGCTTATATAACCAGGATGGATTATTGGTCACTATAAAATATTACTGGTAATGTGACTGCCATCATGATTTTCCTTCCCCCATCCCAACCACCATTGGAAGAGGGGCCAACTTTTGTCTAAGGATTGGATTGGAAACTCACAGTGAAAAACGGTGCATTTTTCCTATTCTCCATTAATagaaaagctaagaaaaaataaatataaaaatagaagctGGATTGGAAAAAACTCCCATCtcagatgaaattaaaaaaaaaacaaaatctgccCCAATCCCAAACCCTAAACTTTAAACTGTGGCTGCCTAATACTGTTTGTTTGGACGGAGATTAGGGAACAAAATGAGAGGCAATGCATGACTCTTTGAAAGTCAAATAGGATACAGATTTCTCCAAAACTATCTTGAAAGAAAGTTTTAATCGTATATTGACTAGAGCAATGAGATATATGAGCACGGATGGGGTGATCAAAGAATGTTTCAACAGAGGACCAGTTTGTACTGTGCAATGGAGAGAAATCTAATTCTCAGGAGATCAATTCCTGCCCTATGGTCCCTCAGTGGAGACTGTCAGAAGTGAAGCGGATGAAATAAATTTGTAACGAGACAAGAATAGTTCAGTTTAGTCATAGTTCCATTAGAAGAAAGATTGCAAATTTTGGACAGcatattgtaaaatatatataaacaattattttctctcagaTAATGTTGGCTCTAGCAAATCggcagtttttttttaattctacaaatatagtaaaaaagaatgtgaaaaataaaatacctgtaTTTGAGAAAGCATGAAATATAAACTCATTGCAACCATTAGTTTTCTGTACACAATTCTACCTCTCAGTGCAGGTTTACTGTTGCTGCCACCAAAGACTTACTGAGGCACATTACACACCAGGTACTTGCAATTTCCTTCTTTCATAACACGTGCTTTATATATCAATAACTAAATGACAGAGTAAAGCGCAGGTTCATACGTAGTCCTCCTTTTTCCTCGGTAGTTAGTTCTTCCTAGGAGTCTACACCTAATGGTGAAGGAAATGCGGCCTGGTAGTCAGGGGTTCCACGCTGGCTGGAGCATCTGTTCACCTGCAGCAGTGGTACCCAGCCCCACCAGTCATTAAGTCATTTGACTCTCACCCTTGAACAAATGTTGTCTATTTTCTTTCAAGAGATAAAATATCAGTGCGATTTCAAAGGACAAAATATGTACAcaattttattcaacattttatattatgttacaaatatgtacaatttcaataataaattaaaaataaatgagtaaaatcaGTCTGAGGACAGTTCGTAGACACCATGTTACTCGGTGACAGTTTTGACTCTTCATTTCTAAGAGTTCATCTGATCCAAGATCCTGATCATCTTGCTAAAAAAACTTGTTTTGGCAGCACATTTGAAATGCACAGTGTTTCATTGCCTCTAAGCAGTGGGAAGATGTTTATTAATAACAGAATTGCTGAAGAGGATCGATTGTGATCAAGGAAGGTTGATGAACATTTGCACGATATGTACAAAACTCTGcaaaaattctttaatatttttttcctccagttcctCACATTCTTTGCATCCAGATTCTGTAACATTCTGCCAAATGAAAAGAAACGGTTAGATTGGAAAGTCTAATATATTTCTTTCCTGAGAATATCACATCATTTGAACAATGTGGTGAGGTCTTCAGATGTGAAAACTTTggcaaattaattttatattaggAAGAACTATAGGAAAAGAGAACTGAGAGATTTGATATGGGCTTATTTTTCCTAATAGATTAAggacattgaaaaaaaaataagccatgTCTATCAGAGCATGGACTTCCTGCTTAGTGCCCTCCAATGGTTTCCCGTCATCTACCCTACCATAGCATCCATGCCTCCCTGCATGGTGCACAGGCCCTCCTTTGAGCTGTTCCTTACCTATTTCTTTCACCTTTCCCACTGCCTCAAACGTGATGCCCTAGGAACACTGAACTCACCCTTTTCCCCTAAGCACACATTATGCTATTAGATGCCTCCCtgcatttgcttttctctctgcctgttcCACACTTCCTATTTCAGCTACTGCTACCCACACCTGAGATCACTCAGGTGCTGTCTCCATTAGGAAGGCTTTCCTGAACCTGTGAGCTCCTAGGGCTGGGCTAAATGTCCCCTCTTTACATTCTCAGAATCCCTAGTCTAGACGCTCCCTCATATCACATCACATATTATATTAATAGTATGGagttttatgctttttatatCACTGTTCTCTAAGCTCCTCCAGGAGGGCAAGGGCATGTATTTTTGTTTCCCTAGCATCTAGCACAGAGGCTGGCACATATTGCTCATACAATCATTATTGGTTGAATTGAACTATTTAGGTGAATACCACAAATTGCTGTAATTCAAACACAGTTTCATGGGTAACTAGAATATTCCAAATGTAGCaatcataaataaattttttagagATCATCTGAACCACGAAAGCTGTACCAGTAAAAATCAAAATTAGATTTTATAGCCATTAAGCATTTGAAACTCAGATTCACCAATATACTCTATGGACATACTCTATGCCAGGTACTGTCATATTCCATATAATACTGTCCTATTTGATCTTGAAAATCATCATgtcagagaggaaggcagagttaTTAAATGACTCGTTTCAGCTGACACAATCATTGAAATTCTCCCTGTCCAGGTCTTGTGATGCTaagtcctgcctcctccttccactACGTGTCACCTCATGTCATGATGAGGGTGGCTGTGAACATACACCTTAAAGAGTTCACCACTGATACTGTCATAAGGTATCTGTTGCATGGCTCAGTCTTTCAATTGATAACAGAGATAACATATCacaagaatattttaaacattaatataTTCATGTCATAAATACATCGAATACCTAGTATATGCTGGGCATTGTTTTGGGAGTGTGAATACAGcattgaaaaagacaaaaatgcctGCCTCTTTGAAAGCTGACATTGTGGTAGGGAAAAGCAGACAATATCCATTAAGTAAAACACATAGTGTGTCAGATAGTGGGACAAGCAGACAAGGGGACAGGGCGTGATGATGTGGAGATGGGATTGCAACTGTAAAGAGGTGAcatcactgagaaggtgacatttaagcagagaTCTAAAGCAGCCTTGCATCTTTAGGGAAAATCCAAGGTGTTCAGCCACACGagctcagggtctttgcactttCTGTTGCTTCTGCTTGAACCCTCTTCTCTGCGTATCCTGAAGTCCCCTTGCCTCCTGCCTTTGCCAAAGGTCAGCTTAGCAGGTAAACCTTCCCCAGATAGAATCCCAGCCCCCTTATCTGCCTTCTTTTAGCCCATTGGACTTAATAAATAACTGACTTattattcatttgcttattgaTTGGCTTACTTATGCTTCTTTCCTCCGTAAGAGGAGGGACCACGTGTGTTTTTTTCACTTCTGTTATCCTGAGAGCCTACAATGGGGCCCGAGAGTATTTGTTAAGTTAACAAATTATTATGCTTTCTTTGTTTATAAAACTTCTTTCTATCCACTTTCCTTTGACCACTAGTGTTTTGCCATGAAAGCCATAATCCTTtgtacctcagggcctttgcttaGCTGATCCCCCAGCCTACGATGGGAGTCCCTACTATTTGCTTTCCTGGAACCCTACACTGCTTATGATGCCTGGGATGGCCCAAATTACactcaaattttaatatttttattattactctttCAGTAGATAGGAAGACACACTCTGGAGTGACACTGCTTGGGTGTGTATCCTGGCTCCCTATTTTACTAGCTGCATGAATTGGAGGAAATGATTCAAGCTCTCAGTATTCCAGTTTCCTCAACCTTAAAACAGAAACAAGGATAATTGTCTTATAGATttattgtgaggattcaatgaattACCTCTTGACCCTGGAtggacagtgtctggcacagagtaaaaaCTAAATAAACGTGGACTGCTATTATTGATGCTAAACACttaattatgtaattatgttAATGTCTATCCATTGCACATTGTGATAAACACCTTGAGGTCAGTGACCTGACTGGTTCACCACTGTCACTCTAGCACCaaagcacactgcctggcatcaTGTAGTAactgtctgttgaatgaataaatcaatgaacaGTTTTGGTCTGTGTGCACACTAGTGCTGGTGCCAGTTCTGGATACCACTCCACGGGAATTAACTCCCTCTCCCAAGGGCCCCTCCAGAGGGTCTGCTTGTCCATTATATCCAGCTAATGACTTCTCCCAATCACTCTCAACACATCCGCTGTAGTTCCCCATAACTATTGGATGACTCACCCCATTAGAAGATAAGCTGCTGTTTGCTAGGATGATAAGGTTTTCTACTGTTTCCTTAATGTCCTCGTTTCTGGACTCATGCAAAATAACATGTAACTCCAGGAGAAAGCACTTCATCGCTGTTACTTTGCAATTGGGCTAAAATAGAATTACaaagaaccattttgaaataaaattgttcTCCCATTACTCATTCTCACATGGATGTAATTTTGATGTTTGTAACTGTCaatccaaatattttataaagaaacacAATACCCCCATGAAGTTTTACACAGGAAgcggcttgattttttttttctctttcggctttgaaaccaaaaccaaaacaaactgaCAGCAAAATAATTAAGAAGGATGGcgaagaaagaatataaaaccagaaaacatgGAAATAATAAGCCACTTCTTCATACTGAGCAAATTTCCTCTGGGTAAGATGATGATAACGCTATCCTGAAACTCTCAAGACAATCATATACACAGTGCACGGGGAAGAATATTTAGATTAAAACTGTAGTGTTAACATTTGAAACAGTGGTAGGCGCTATTCATTCTGTTCCTGAAAGTTCCATAGTGCCAGAGGCAACCGTGATTCCAAGACATTTGTTAGAAAAATCAAAGCATAAGTCCTGCCTCCTCACAAGCTGGCCAAATCAGACAGGTACCTTTCAGGTACCACAAAAACGCGTTTCCCACAACAAaactttggtaaaattttttactTTACCAAAAACctaaacttaaaagaaaagaagcatttAACGAACATCTGGGGATCCCCAGACTTGTTTGACTTTGTGTTCTCAGTGCCTTATACAATGCCTGGGACCCTGCAGGCACAATGcttactaaatgaatgaatgaaggaacacACTCATAAGCCTGGCACTGGTAATATTCCTTATCCCCCTCAGCAGCTGCTCCGGATTGAAAGGGTAAGTACTGTCATCATAttgataacaaaataaataataaatataatgataAGATTACAAAACTGAGGTTCAAAAATGGTTAGTGACTTTCAAGGTAACACAGCTAGGAAGCGGCTGAGTCAGGATTTACATCTAAACTTCATTCGCAGCTTCTTCCTACAACCCAAGAGTTGCAAggttatctttttgaaaaaagcAGTCTCAGGATGCTGAGTGTTGGTGGTTAATTGACTGCT
The genomic region above belongs to Equus caballus isolate H_3958 breed thoroughbred chromosome 2, TB-T2T, whole genome shotgun sequence and contains:
- the IL15 gene encoding interleukin-15 isoform X5 codes for the protein MRISKPYLRSTSIHCYLCLLLNSHFLTEAGIHVFILGCISAGLPKTEANWQDVISDLKRIEDLIQSIHVDATLYTESDAHPNCKVTAMKCFLLELHVILHESRNEDIKETVENLIILANSSLSSNGNVTESGCKECEELEEKNIKEFLQSFVHIVQMFINLP
- the IL15 gene encoding interleukin-15 isoform X7, whose protein sequence is MVWGTIDSCSCISAGLPKTEANWQDVISDLKRIEDLIQSIHVDATLYTESDAHPNCKVTAMKCFLLELHVILHESRNEDIKETVENLIILANSSLSSNGNVTESGCKECEELEEKNIKEFLQSFVHIVQMFINLP
- the IL15 gene encoding interleukin-15 isoform X6; translation: MEKPYLRSTSIHCYLCLLLNSHFLTEAGIHVFILGCISAGLPKTEANWQDVISDLKRIEDLIQSIHVDATLYTESDAHPNCKVTAMKCFLLELHVILHESRNEDIKETVENLIILANSSLSSNGNVTESGCKECEELEEKNIKEFLQSFVHIVQMFINLP